The Treponema phagedenis DNA segment TTTTATTATGGAACTTCCTGATGGCTATAACACCATGGTAGGTGAGGGTGGCAGCTCTCTTTCCGGTGGTGAAAAACAACGAATTTCTATTGCTAGAGCATTACTTAAAAATGCACCTATTATTCTTTTGGATGAAGCGACCAGCTCCGTTGATCCTGAAAATGAATATGAGATTTTGGCAGCGATTGAGGAATTGTCCAAAGGACACACTGTAGTTTCGATAGCTCACAGACTTTCAACTGTGAAAAAAGCCGATCAGATACTAGTGATTGATGACGGTAAATTGGTTCAAGAAGGCAAACATAACGATTTGATAAATAGAGAAGGAATTTATTCAGCATTTATCAAGGCAAGAGAGCGAGCTGCAAGCTGGAGATTGTAAAAAAAGCAAACGATTCAAAGCAACCGACATTTAAGAATTAAAAAGCTTTGTAAAGCACATATAGACAAATTTTGAAGCGACTAAGAATAAAATAACTTAGTCGCTTTTTTATCGTGATTTTTAAATTATAAAAAACAAAATTAATGGAAAACCGAAAAATTTTATCAAATAAATTAAAAAATTCGGTAACCAAGGGGGGGGCAATCTGTCCTTATGTAAAGTGAAGGGAAGTTTGACTTCCTGTATTTTATTGATGATAGTGAAGATTGCCTATTTCAAATGAAAAGAATACAAAGAAAAGTCCCTTTCACATAATTGTTCCTTGACAACTGAATAGACCAAAGGTAGGACTTTATCTACTTGTGGAGGATTATGACTTACGCCATGACCTTTCTGCTGAAAGAAATTTTGGTTTTATGAATACTGAGTAAATCAAGGAAACAAGAAAGCGAGCGATAAATAAGAATACATAAAAACAGATGTGGCAACCTGTTCGATGAAACAAGTAGTGATAATGATACTTCAATAGTTTAAGCCGGCTCGTCTGGAATAAGAGGCGGAGGTGAGATTCCTATGTTGCTGCCAAGCACCTACCAAAGTCGTTAAATTTAAAATATAGAAGAAAACATATTTTGATTATAGAAAGTTTCTAAAGGAAGGAGGGGTGTCTGTGGATAGTGACTGGAATGGACTGGCTGATTTAATTGCAAATCTGATTACAAAATATGCTGGTGTTTTAGATTTAGATAATCTGCCCGATCCAACGCCAGTAAAAAACCAAGAGATGAAAAATAGTTTTGACATGGCAAAAACACAAATTGAGGCGGACTAATAAAAGTGTTATAATATACTTGAAATGATAGTCCAAACTTAAATTCAAAAATCCTAAACTATATATGATATAGAAAAGTTATATTGAGGTTAATGCTATGTCAAAAGAAAAAATAAAAGTATACCTCTATACACGAGTATCTACGTCAATACAGATAGAGGGGTATTCGTTAGAGGCACAAAAATCACAAATGAAGGCCTTTGCTATTTACAACGATTACGAAATTGTCGGAGAGTATGAAGATGCCGGAAAGTCTGGCAAATCTATTGAAGGTAGAATACAGTTCAATCGAATGATGGAAAATATAAAATCTGGAAAAGATGGAGTGTCTTTTGTTCTTGTGTTTAAGTTATCAAGATTTGCAAGAAATGCCGCTGATGTTCTTTCTACACTTCAGATAATGCAGGATTATGGAGTGAATCTTATCTGCGTTGAAGATGGCATTGATTCATCTAAAGATGCCGGGAAACTAATGATTTCTGTTTTATCAGCTGTGGCTGAAATAGAAAGAGAAAACATCCGTATTCAAACAATGGAAGGTCGCATTCAAAAAGCAAGGGAAGGAAAATGGAATGGTGGCTTTGCTCCGTATGGATATAAACTTGAAGATGGCAAGCTGTTTATAAATGAGGAAGAGGCAGTTGCCATAAGAACGATTTTCGACCAGTATGTAAATACTACGATAGGAGCCAATGGGATATCTAAATACTTAGAGAATCATGGAATTAGAAAAATCCCAAGACAGAATGGTAAGAATCCTTTGTTTGATGCAGGTCTTATAAGAAAGATATTAAAGAATCCTGTATATAATGGGAAAATAGCATTTGGAAGAAGAACTTTAGAAAAAGTTCACGGTACAAGAAATGAATATAAGCAGGTTGAACAAGATGAGTATCTCATATCTGAAGGGATACATGAAGCTATAGTTTCCGATGAAGTTTGGCAAGCTGCTCAGGTTAAGCTAAAATCTCAAGCAAAGAAATATGAGCATGTGAATAAAGGAAAAGATACACGCACACACTTGCTTTCTGGAATTGTAAAATGCCCGATATGTGGAGTGGGAATGTTTGGAAACAAGTGTATCAAGAAAAAGAAAGATGGCACAAAGTATAAAGATTTTTATTACTATGGTTGTAAACATAGGCAGATGATAAGAGGTCATAAGTGTACTTTCAGTAAGCAAATTAGAGAAGAATTGTTAGATGAAGCTGTTGCAGAGGTGATTGCCAAGATTGTAAGTAATCCGAAATTTGCTTCTATGATGCAAGAAAAAATCAACATGAAGGTGGACACCTCTGAAATAGAAAATGAAATAGATAATTACCAAAAGGAATTGAGAAAGAGTCATTCTACAAAGTTTAAGCTAATTGAGGAAATAGATAATTTAGATGTTGAAGATAAGCATTATAAGAGAAGAAAGCAGGATTTAGATGATAGACTTTATCGTATGTATGACAAAATAGATGAATTAGAATCATCACTAATTGATGCGAAAGCAAAGAAACAAACCATTGAAGCTGAAAAGCTTACAGGAGATAACATATATAAGGTTCTTATTTATTTTGATAAACTCTACAAGGTAATGAATGATGTAGAGCGTAGGCAGTTAATTTCAGCTTTGATTTCTGAAATTCAAGTTTATGAAGAAAAACAACCTAATGGACAATGGCTAAAATCAATTACTTTCAAGCTTCCAATTATAGACGATGACTTGAATATAAGTTTGGACAATGATGAACAAGTTGAATGGCTGCCTTTACCTGATTTTTCTTTTGAAATCTTTTATAGGCATTTGCTCTTTTATATTCATTCGTCTTTTTCAGTTCCTCTTTGGCATCACGAAATTCAAGCTTCGATTTTCGCTTCCTGATTTTATAATCCTTATTTGTAAGATCGTATCCTTTCTTCGCCTTTTTCTTATCAGAATATTTCTTTATGCCATGAATGAGTTTAGAGCTTGCGTCCGCCATCTTTTCTCCTGCTTCCACCCCTTTATTTTCATCACTTCCATGAGAAAGATAATCCCTTACGGTTTCACTTCCTTTGGCAAGTCCTGAAAGGGCAGATACCTTTACCATATCTTTCTTTAGCTTTTTCCTCTGCTCTTTAGAAAGGCTACTATGAACTTTTTCGCTTGCAGCATCTTTTCCAGTCTTTTTACCTTCAGATTTATTTTCCTTTGACACATCTTCTTTTTTTCTTGTATAAAGGCTTTCGGTGTAGTTTTTCCTCTTATACTTTCTCTTTTTAGCCTCATAACTTTTAGAGGAACTTCCAAAAAACTCATCTTTTTTATGGAGATTATCATCCACATCATAGGTCGATTCAAAGTAGTCGCTGTCCCTAAAGTCATTATCGTATCTGTCTATAATCCCGTCATTATCAAGGTCTTTTCCTAAGGGATCATAGATTTTTCCATCCTTTACCTCCGTAATATAATCAGATCTTCCTGTTTCACTTACAGCAGCTACACTATCCTTATCAGAAGCTCTATATCTTGCGTTTCTCTTGGATGTTCCATAAGCCTTTTCATTATCAGCACTTACCTTGTTTATTTTCTTATGAACCTTGTCCTGAAATCTGTCTTTGTCATGGACGATTTTTCCTCTGTAATCATCGTTATGCTTTAGCTTACTTTCTTCAGATGTAGTGAATGTTTCACTATGGATCATTTCTCTTTCAAGACTTGCCTTATGCCTTTCCCTAAAATCTTTTTTCAGCTTTTTCCCCATAGGCTACCTCACTTCTTCAGGCTTGGTAGTCATCTTCTGATAGAGAATTGTATCCTTCGGGAACTTATCAAGGAAAGGAACAATGGTATTTCCAAAGAACAGTAGTCCCTCGCCCTCATTGGAGTTGGTAACATATCTAAGCTGAGGAAGTGAGATTTTAAGTTTTCTTGCTAAAATTTCTCTATCTCCTGACGCTTGATTTAGCATTAAGACAAAGTCCGTATTATCAAAGATATTTTCAATTTCCTTACTCATAAGTAGGTCTTTGACATTTTGCGTAATACCTGTTGGAATACCTCCCCATTTTCTAAAACGCTTCCATATTTCCACAGAATAAGATGCTGTCTGCTCATCTTTTAATAGCAAGTGAAACTCATCTATATAGTACCTTGTAGCCTTGCTTCCTCTATTTTGAGATACTTTATTCCACACCTGATCCTGTATAACAAGCATACCGATTTTCTTTAGCTGACTTCCAAGCTCTTTAATATCAAAGCACAGGAGTTTCTTATTTAAGTCCACATTTGACCTGTGATTAAAAACATTAAGGGAACCTGATACATAGATTTCCATCTCCGTTGCCAGCTTTTTACCGACCTTTTCTTCCTGTCCTTTTAACATATCGTATAGGTCTTGAAGTATAGGCATATTACAAGGTTCTGGATTTTCAAAATACCTTTCGTAAATCTTAGGTAAGCACCTGTCTATAACGGACTTTTCTTCTGCCGTAAGACCACTACCGCCTACTACAAGCTCCAGCATACTCATAATGAAGTTTGCTTTGTCTTTCAGTGGCGCATCCCCATCGCCATAGTTCATATTAATATCAAGGGGATTCAGGTAATCTTTGGACTTACTGCTGACTTTAATGACTTCTCCATTAAATTGTCTTACAAGGTTTCCATACTCTCCTTCCGGATCGCAGATAATCACATCATCGTCCGTTACTAAAATTGCATTTGCCATTTCTCTTTTAGCACTAAAGGATTTACCACTTCCAGGAGTTCCGAGGATTAGACCGTTTGGATTTTTGAGTTTTTTCCTATCTGCCATAATCAGGTTATGGCTTAAGGCATTTAGTCCGTAATAAAGACTGTTACTTGAATTGATAAAAAGCTCCTCTGTGGTAAAGGGCATAAAAACTGCCGTAGATGATGAGGTTAGTCCTCTATCTATCTCAATCTTGTTTACGCCAAGAGGTAGCACGCTGATAAGTCCTTGTTCTTGCGTATGGTCAAGTCTTTTCAGCTTGCAGTTATGCTTATTTGAAATGGAACTTATCTGAGAGATTGTGTTATCAAGCTTTTGCACCGTTTTTGCAAAGTTCATAAAGACGATACTTACCACAAACATTCGCTCATCTCTTGTCTGTAAGTCCTTTAGGAGGCTTTTTACATCTTCTCCATAGGTGATTAAGTCCGATGGAAGAATGTCCATATCATAACCGCTTCTTACCGCTTTCTTATTTTCCTCAATTTTCATCTTGTCAATATCGGTATTTTTTCTCTTTACCATTTTAATAGCCTCCGATTGGTCGATTGCTTTAATATGAAAGGAAATATTGATGTTATCATCAATATCCAAAAACTCGGCAAGCATACGGTCTGAAAGCTCACTTGCAAGAATTTGAAAATGACTTACTGCACCGATAAATTTTCCAAACTTAAAGTACCTTGAAGGCGTGAAGTTAAATTCATCAGGTACAATGTATGTTTTAGTGCTTTCCCTTTTCCTCAGATTTTTGTATGAAAACTCAAAGGTCTTATTGGGATTTAATATATCGTGAAGAATCTTGAGTCTTTCTTCCCCACTTAAACTTTCCGCACGAACTCCCATACTCTTTAGATTAGATAATATATCTATCTCCAGTCTTTCAAGTTTTGATGTTGCCTGCTCTAAATTATCCGCTTCTACTGTAAAGGTTACATACTTTGATTTTTTCAGTCCATTATTTCCCTTTACAATCTGGCTTTTAAGCATCTCTCTAAACTCAAGACGTATATCGTCAAAACCGTCCTTTTTATCCGGTATCTGAATTGCCGACTTCATTTCTTCGTTTCGTCCAAGTTGATTGATGTAGGAAAACTCAATACTGATGCTCGGATCAAAGGAATTTAGAAAGTTTGCAAACTGATTAAAAATCAAGTCTCGATCTTCATCTAAGGCAAGTTGGTAGTTAATATCCTGAAAGGCTATGCTTTTACTGAAGTGCTTTTCATCAAGCTGACATATACCGCTTTTTAAGAGTCTAAGATAGGGAATGGTATCTTCGACAGTATATCTTTTTGGTTCTTTTCTAAAAATAAGGTCAAGTAGCCCGCCTTTATCTTTTTTAGATTTTCCCTTATTTTGCTTTAAGTCCTGTTTTTGACTTCTTAACTTCTTTTTGTTTTGTTCTAACTTTACCTGCTGAATCTTTCTTTTGTCTTTCAAGGTAAACCTCCTTTCTCACTCTTTTTTGTGGCTGATAAAACTTATGAAGGTAAATATATTTAAAATATTTCTCAAATGTCAGTCCGTCCTTTTCAAAAAGAGTGATGAAAAAGATAGGGAGTGTGGACACAATGAGAAATATGACGGCTATATCATTTGGAACGACCTTTCGCATAAATAAATAGACTGGTAGTCCTACCAGTCCTGCGAGTGTGAAACCTATCATCTGCCTTTTGGTTAAGTTAAAAGCTACCTTTGTTTTTACCTTCTTTAGGTCTTTTGGGATTGGTACATACGCCATAACTTACCTCCCATCTTCTTTTTCCTTTGAAAGCTCTGCTATGTGTTCATAAACAGAGCCGATTTCTTCCTGAATGCTTTCTATCTGTTTATCTGTATTTTTGTTATATCTTTCCTGCAAAATACAAAAGTCATTATGGCAGCGACCGATGTCTTTTGTTCTTTCTTCCAAGTCATTAATCTTGCTAAAAAGTTTGATTCTATCAATCACCGCTATAACACCTGCTCCGATTACTACTGCTGTAAATACTGTTTTTCTTTTGATCATCCTATCCTTCCTTTCTGTTAGTGTGCATTTAATACGCTTTTGGCCAGAGTTCCGCTCTTTAGCATCATTAACCCCAGTAAAACCGCATATCCAAGTATCGTCATGGTACTTGTGTGTATATCTGTTATCTTTATTGTCTTAACTAATACTGCGTATATTCCAAGACAAACCATTAAAAAGAGTCCTTGTAGTCCTATGGCAAACAACCCTTTGATGTAATTTGTACCGATTTGTCCCCATTCTTTATTTCCCATTGTGGCAAATGGAATGGCTGAAACCGATGAGTAAACATATATCTCAAACATTCTTCCGTAAACCACAAGCATGATTACAATGGAAATTACCTCTATGGCAACCTTTATGAGTGAGGTTTCAAAGAGAATCATAACCAGCTCCCCCAGTCCCTTATCTTTTAAGGAATCAACCATCGCAACAATCTGATCTCCGGAGATAACGGCA contains these protein-coding regions:
- a CDS encoding recombinase family protein, producing MSKEKIKVYLYTRVSTSIQIEGYSLEAQKSQMKAFAIYNDYEIVGEYEDAGKSGKSIEGRIQFNRMMENIKSGKDGVSFVLVFKLSRFARNAADVLSTLQIMQDYGVNLICVEDGIDSSKDAGKLMISVLSAVAEIERENIRIQTMEGRIQKAREGKWNGGFAPYGYKLEDGKLFINEEEAVAIRTIFDQYVNTTIGANGISKYLENHGIRKIPRQNGKNPLFDAGLIRKILKNPVYNGKIAFGRRTLEKVHGTRNEYKQVEQDEYLISEGIHEAIVSDEVWQAAQVKLKSQAKKYEHVNKGKDTRTHLLSGIVKCPICGVGMFGNKCIKKKKDGTKYKDFYYYGCKHRQMIRGHKCTFSKQIREELLDEAVAEVIAKIVSNPKFASMMQEKINMKVDTSEIENEIDNYQKELRKSHSTKFKLIEEIDNLDVEDKHYKRRKQDLDDRLYRMYDKIDELESSLIDAKAKKQTIEAEKLTGDNIYKVLIYFDKLYKVMNDVERRQLISALISEIQVYEEKQPNGQWLKSITFKLPIIDDDLNISLDNDEQVEWLPLPDFSFEIFYRHLLFYIHSSFSVPLWHHEIQASIFAS
- a CDS encoding VirB4-like conjugal transfer ATPase, CD1110 family, whose protein sequence is MKDKRKIQQVKLEQNKKKLRSQKQDLKQNKGKSKKDKGGLLDLIFRKEPKRYTVEDTIPYLRLLKSGICQLDEKHFSKSIAFQDINYQLALDEDRDLIFNQFANFLNSFDPSISIEFSYINQLGRNEEMKSAIQIPDKKDGFDDIRLEFREMLKSQIVKGNNGLKKSKYVTFTVEADNLEQATSKLERLEIDILSNLKSMGVRAESLSGEERLKILHDILNPNKTFEFSYKNLRKRESTKTYIVPDEFNFTPSRYFKFGKFIGAVSHFQILASELSDRMLAEFLDIDDNINISFHIKAIDQSEAIKMVKRKNTDIDKMKIEENKKAVRSGYDMDILPSDLITYGEDVKSLLKDLQTRDERMFVVSIVFMNFAKTVQKLDNTISQISSISNKHNCKLKRLDHTQEQGLISVLPLGVNKIEIDRGLTSSSTAVFMPFTTEELFINSSNSLYYGLNALSHNLIMADRKKLKNPNGLILGTPGSGKSFSAKREMANAILVTDDDVIICDPEGEYGNLVRQFNGEVIKVSSKSKDYLNPLDINMNYGDGDAPLKDKANFIMSMLELVVGGSGLTAEEKSVIDRCLPKIYERYFENPEPCNMPILQDLYDMLKGQEEKVGKKLATEMEIYVSGSLNVFNHRSNVDLNKKLLCFDIKELGSQLKKIGMLVIQDQVWNKVSQNRGSKATRYYIDEFHLLLKDEQTASYSVEIWKRFRKWGGIPTGITQNVKDLLMSKEIENIFDNTDFVLMLNQASGDREILARKLKISLPQLRYVTNSNEGEGLLFFGNTIVPFLDKFPKDTILYQKMTTKPEEVR
- a CDS encoding PrgI family protein, coding for MAYVPIPKDLKKVKTKVAFNLTKRQMIGFTLAGLVGLPVYLFMRKVVPNDIAVIFLIVSTLPIFFITLFEKDGLTFEKYFKYIYLHKFYQPQKRVRKEVYLERQKKDSAGKVRTKQKEVKKSKTGLKAK
- a CDS encoding VirB6/TrbL-like conjugal transfer protein, CD1112 family; amino-acid sequence: MFGIFDKIEEFFKELLLGGIQANLESMFLDINDKVGAVAADVGKTPMGWNGQVFSFIKSINDSVIIPIAGLIITAVLCIELINMVMQKNNMHDIDTFEFFKYIIKMWIAVWLVSHAFTFSMAVFDVAQHMVNKVTGVINTSAVISGDQIVAMVDSLKDKGLGELVMILFETSLIKVAIEVISIVIMLVVYGRMFEIYVYSSVSAIPFATMGNKEWGQIGTNYIKGLFAIGLQGLFLMVCLGIYAVLVKTIKITDIHTSTMTILGYAVLLGLMMLKSGTLAKSVLNAH